The proteins below are encoded in one region of Bacillus vallismortis:
- the argR gene encoding arginine repressor ArgR has translation MNKGQRHIKIREIITSNEIETQDELVDMLKQDGYKVTQATVSRDIKELHLVKVPTNNGTYKYSLPADQRFNPLSKLKRALMDAFVKIDSASHMIVLKTMPGNAQAIGALMDNLDWDEIMGTICGDDTILMICRTPEDTDGVKNRLLELL, from the coding sequence ATGAACAAAGGCCAGAGGCATATTAAAATCAGAGAGATCATTACAAGCAATGAAATCGAAACGCAGGACGAATTGGTCGACATGCTGAAGCAGGATGGATACAAAGTGACGCAAGCCACGGTTTCACGCGATATTAAAGAGCTTCACCTTGTAAAAGTGCCTACGAACAATGGCACTTACAAATACAGTCTTCCGGCAGACCAGCGGTTTAATCCGCTGTCCAAGCTGAAGCGGGCGCTGATGGACGCATTTGTGAAAATAGACTCAGCAAGCCATATGATCGTGCTGAAAACAATGCCCGGCAACGCCCAGGCAATCGGGGCACTGATGGATAATTTGGACTGGGATGAAATAATGGGAACCATTTGCGGAGATGACACGATTTTAATGATTTGCCGGACTCCTGAAGACACAGACGGCGTAAAAAACAGGCTGCTTGAGCTGCTGTAA
- a CDS encoding TlyA family RNA methyltransferase: MTSKKERLDVLLVERGLADTREKAKRAIMAGIVYSNENRLDKPGEKIDRDLPLTVKGNPLKYVSRGGLKLEKALKEFPVSVKDKIMIDIGSSTGGFTDCALQNGAKQSYAVDVGYNQLAWKLRQDERVVVMERTNFRFATPADFTKGMPEFATIDVSFISLRLILPVLKTLLVPGSDCMALVKPQFEAGRESVGKKGIVRDPKVHADVLKRMVSFSAAEGYICKGLSFSPITGGDGNIEFLLHLHWPGEGQEGQELSEEEINRIVEEAHKTLKEKKADVPE; encoded by the coding sequence ATGACGTCAAAGAAAGAACGATTAGATGTTTTACTAGTAGAAAGAGGGCTGGCGGATACGCGGGAAAAAGCCAAGAGAGCCATTATGGCGGGGATCGTCTATTCAAACGAAAACCGCTTGGACAAGCCGGGAGAAAAAATTGACCGCGATCTTCCGCTAACCGTCAAAGGAAACCCGCTGAAATATGTGAGCAGAGGCGGCTTAAAGCTTGAAAAAGCGCTAAAGGAGTTTCCCGTCTCTGTTAAGGATAAAATCATGATTGATATCGGCTCCTCCACCGGCGGTTTTACGGACTGCGCGTTGCAAAACGGTGCTAAACAGTCATACGCGGTGGATGTAGGCTACAATCAGCTTGCGTGGAAGCTTAGACAGGATGAACGGGTTGTCGTGATGGAACGGACAAACTTCCGTTTCGCCACACCGGCAGACTTTACAAAGGGCATGCCCGAGTTCGCCACGATTGATGTGTCCTTTATTTCACTGCGGCTCATCCTGCCTGTCCTTAAAACATTACTTGTGCCCGGCAGTGACTGCATGGCTCTTGTTAAGCCGCAGTTTGAAGCAGGACGGGAATCCGTCGGCAAAAAAGGGATTGTCAGAGATCCTAAAGTGCATGCTGATGTTCTCAAGCGTATGGTCAGTTTCTCTGCTGCAGAAGGTTATATCTGCAAAGGCCTGTCATTTTCTCCGATCACGGGAGGAGACGGCAACATTGAATTTCTCCTTCATTTGCATTGGCCGGGAGAGGGACAGGAAGGACAGGAGCTGTCAGAAGAGGAGATCAATCGCATTGTAGAAGAGGCACATAAGACGTTAAAAGAAAAAAAAGCAGATGTACCGGAATAA